In the Brienomyrus brachyistius isolate T26 chromosome 20, BBRACH_0.4, whole genome shotgun sequence genome, one interval contains:
- the kcnj2a gene encoding inward rectifier potassium channel 2a, translated as MGSVRASRYSIVSSEEDGMKLATVAVPNGHGNGKTGVHTQQQAKSRLVRKDGHCNVQFVNVSEKGQRFLADIFTTCVDIRWRWMLVIFCLTFLMSWLFFGCIFWLVAFLYGDIGNTKAKCITNVNNFLGAFLFSVETQTTIGYGYRVVTDECPVGVFMVVLQSIVACILEAFIIGAVMAKMAKPKKRNETLVFSHNATVAMRDNKLCLMWRVGNLRRSHLVESHVRAQLLKSRVTPEGEFIPLDKKDIDVGYDTGIDRIFMVSPVTIIHEIDEESPFYDMSKQEFENSHFEIVVILEGMVEATAMTTQCRSSYLSGEILWGHRFEPVLFEEKNYYKVDYSRFHKTYEVPSTPLCSARELDEKKSIMSGSNSFCYENEVVLGNKDNSEQASESNVGPEGTNMGTVSDSDSEHNQATVPLEPRPLRRESEI; from the coding sequence ATGGGGAGTGTGCGAGCCAGCCGCTACAGCATAGTGTCGTCAGAGGAGGACGGAATGAAGCTAGCCACCGTGGCCGTACCCAATGGCCATGGGAACGGCAAGACGGGGGTGCATACTCAACAACAGGCAAAGAGCCGCCTTGTCAGGAAGGACGGACACTGCAATGTGCAGTTTGTCAACGTCAGTGAAAAGGGCCAGCGCTTCCTGGCCGATATTTTCACCACCTGTGTGGACATCCGTTGGCGGTGGATGCTCGTCATCTTCTGCCTGACCTTCTTGATGTCATGGCTGTTCTTTGGCTGTATCTTCTGGTTAGTGGCCTTCCTTTACGGGGATATTGGAAACACCAAGGCAAAATGCATCACAAATGTCAATAACTTCCTAGGagcttttctgttttctgttgaAACACAGACCACTATCGGCTATGGGTACCGTGTCGTGACAGATGAATGTCCAGTTGGTGTCTTCATGGTGGTGTTACAGAGCATTGTGGCCTGCATCCTCGAAGCCTTCATCATTGGGGCAGTCATGGCTAAAATGGCCAAGCCCAAAAAACGGAATGAGACGCTGGTGTTTAGCCACAATGCCACTGTGGCCATGCGGGACAACAAGCTGTGCTTAATGTGGAGGGTTGGCAACCTCCGTAGGAGTCACCTGGTGGAGTCCCATGTAAGAGCCCAGCTCCTCAAGTCCCGTGTCACACCAGAGGGGGAATTCATCCCCCTGGACAAAAAGGACATTGACGTAGGCTATGACACTGGAATTGACCGCATATTCATGGTTTCCCCCGTCACCATCATTCACGAGATCGATGAGGAAAGCCCCTTCTATGACATGAGCAAACAGGAGTTTGAGAACTCACACTTTGAGATCGTGGTCATCCTGGAGGGCATGGTAGAGGCCACGGCCATGACGACCCAGTGTCGTAGCTCCTATCTGTCAGGAGAGATCCTCTGGGGTCACCGCTTTGAGCCAGTCCTGTTTGAGGAGAAGAACTACTATAAAGTGGACTATTCGCGTTTCCACAAAACCTATGAAGTTCCCAGCACCCCTCTGTGCAGTGCTAGAGAGTTGGACGAGAAGAAATCTATCATGTCTGGCTCCAACTCCTTCTGCTATGAGAACGAGGTAGTGCTTGGGAACAAAGACAATTCCGAGCAGGCAAGTGAGAGCAATGTGGGCCCTGAGGGCACAAACATGGGCACAGTCTCAGACTCGGACTCTGAACACAACCAAGCCACAGTGCCCCTAGAACCACGGCCGCTGAGGCGGGAGTCAGAGATATGA
- the kcnj16 gene encoding inward rectifier potassium channel 16 isoform X2, with translation MSFQKSEYTSVLQSDKHTGKRQRYMQRDGSCDLRFSHVPGEWSLYITDIFTTLVEIRWRVMLLTFTLSYILSWLFFGLLYWVIALIHGDVKDPSQEPCMYNVHSFTAAFLFSLETQTTIGYGFRGMAENCMVAIVVVTVHDVLSCFIDTFIIGIAVAKMASARKRAQTVGFSSCAIVNLRDNMMCLSWRVGDFRPNHMVEGTARAQIVQHAKHQTGRVTVSYQDLDIQYSDIILATPVTIIHQIKPGSPLYSLSPQDLQKMNFELVVSFTYTSDSTGILHQTRTSYTPAEIRWGHRFQDMLRVKRKFYKVDYSLFHQITRTLVPEISAEEYDRKVEKLSDSSNHELQNNETQSVGAAVLNNQTTEAAGVTATSESTANAGMDDQP, from the coding sequence ATGAGCTTCCAGAAATCCGAATATACGTCTGTCCTTCAATCTGACAAACATACAGGAAAAAGACAGCGATATATGCAGAGGGATGGCAGCTGCGACCTGAGGTTCAGCCATGTGCCGGGAGAGTGGAGTCTATACATTACGGACATCTTCACCACTCTGGTGGAGATCCGGTGGCGGGTCATGCTCCTGACTTTCACCCTCTCGTACATCCTATCCTGGCTCTTTTTCGGGCTGTTATACTGGGTAATTGCGCTGATCCATGGCGATGTAAAGGACCCATCTCAGGAACCTTGCATGTACAATGTGCACAGCTTCACGGCGGCCTTCCTCTTCTCCCTGGAGACCCAGACCACCATTGGCTACGGTTTCCGTGGTATGGCTGAGAACTGCATGGTGGCTATTGTGGTGGTGACTGTGCATGACGTCCTCAGCTGCTTCATTGACACATTCATCATCGGCATCGCCGTGGCTAAGATGGCGTCAGCACGTAAACGGGCACAGACGGTGGGCTTCAGTAGCTGCGCCATAGTTAACCTACGCGATAACATGATGTGCCTGTCCTGGCGTGTGGGCGATTTCCGGCCAAACCACATGGTGGAGGGCACGGCCCGGGCCCAGATCGTCCAACACGCAAAACACCAAACGGGCAGAGTCACAGTATCCTACCAAGACCTGGACATACAATACAGTGACATCATCCTGGCCACACCAGTCACAATTATCCACCAAATCAAACCTGGCAGCCCCCTGTACAGCCTGAGTCCGCAAGACCTGCAGAAGATGAACTTTGAGCTAGTTGTGTCCTTCACCTACACCAGTGACTCTACAGGGATACTGCACCAGACACGCACTTCCTACACCCCTGCGGAAATCCGATGGGGCCACAGGTTCCAGGACATGCTGAGGGTAAAGAGAAAATTCTACAAGGTTGACTACTCACTCTTCCACCAGATCACCAGAACACTGGTGCCGGAGATCAGTGCTGAGGAGTATGACAGGAAGGTAGAGAAGCTGTCTGACAGTTCAAATCATGAGCTGCAGAACAATGAAACTCAAAGCGTAGGAGCCGCTGTCCTCAACAACCAGACTACGGAGGCTGCTGGGGTCACTGCCACCAGTGAATCCACTGCTAATGCAGGCATGGATGATCAGCCTTAG